The Bubalus bubalis isolate 160015118507 breed Murrah chromosome 8, NDDB_SH_1, whole genome shotgun sequence sequence CTTGTTCCAATCAATCTGATGTAAGTGACAGAAAGCTTTCAGTGCAAAGACTTGAAAATGGTATCTTTGTTCAATGATCATTTCCAATACTTTCTGtgtgatattcattttctgaaagttctctttttaataaattccttgagattttgGACCTTATTCAAAACAATACAAAATCCTGAATATTTTATAGTTAATGATATGAAAATAAACTATAATAGCAAGACCTCCAGCCATCTGTGTTATAAGTGGTGTAGTCTGTAACAATCATCCTAAAAGTTTTTATGCTAAAACTGGAAACGTTTACTAAAAGTAATCAGCGGCCCATCTGCTGTATGAATGGTAAATAAGCTATTGGAATAATGACCCTCATGTGGAATTTTCAGGTACTGTCACAGGAGTATCTCAGAGACCTCAAACTCCCAGCTGCATGTTTTAGTTAGGGATACATTTCTTTCCTTAAGTAGTAAACATGAAATAAGTATTGGCttggggttaaaaaaaatctgttcctgTCTCTGTTACCATGTTCTATAATTAAGACCTGATTTTCTACCCTTCTTCCTTCACTGGTGAGGAGTGATTCCTGTTATAttggtgaatgaatgagttgTCCTTTCCTTGAGAAAACATTGTTATTAAGTAATaacatgatgggcttccctgatgtctcagtggtaaagaatccacctgcaatgcaggagacgcaggttcagtccctgggccaggaagatcccctgaaccatgaaccatggcaacccactccagtattcttgcctggagaatcccatggacagaggagcctggagggctatagtccacagggtcacaaagagttggacatgactgcagtgactgagcatgcacacacgatAACATGATGTCATTAAACACATTATTAAATTACCCTTGGAGGGCATGAGAGATACATTTCAACAGGGAGGTATACCTTGTCTTCATTTAACACCTGATTCTTGAAGTTGGCCATCGTGGGTTGACAGGTCCACCTGGGCCACTGGTGTGAGGTACGTGAAGATGAGACCTTCCACCTGACACTCTCAGATTAAAAGGAcaaattatagaaaagaaattCCAAATCCATTGGTAGTAAGTatgaaaatattacttaaaacaTTCAGGATTTCATGAATACATTCCATTGAGGAGGGGTGAGTACAGTTGTGTCTGAGACATCCAGagagtaaacaaaacaaaaaaaaagttaaatggtaCTGAACATCATGTAGAATTCAGAAGAAGATCTTTCATGTGGGCTAAAACCTGTCTCACCAGAAAGACAGTAATTATCCCCTCTAATAACTACTAAGTTAACTAGAATTTTAAATCTAAACACTTCATTAATTTCCTTCCTCCATTTAAAAGTAGATATTTGAGAGAAAACTTATGTTCTAATAAATTGAATTTCAAGTATGtaaccttttttcccccttgatttCCAGCTGCTCAACTGGGTACCGTTTCATTCTTCCTCTACAGATACGTTAAGCAGAGTCTGGATGACGATCTGGCTGACACATTCAGGGAGAACTTTAAGTTCAAATGGGTAGATTTTCCATGTGGTATGAAAGCCATCTTCCAATTCTGAGTTTCTTTAATTTGTCATTTTGACATCTTTAGTTCAGTTCTTAGAAACGAATGGGTCAGGGGAATAAAACGCAGACATGGGTGAGTGAGTTCATTCTGCTGGGGCTGTCCAGTGACTGGGGGACTCAAGTCTCCCTCTTTGTCTTGTTCTTGGCCATGTACTTGGTGACCATTGTGGGAAATGTGCTCATCCTTCTTCTGATCAGACTGGACAGCAGGCTTCACAcccccatgtatttcttccttaGTGTTTTATCTCTTGTGGACCTCTGTTACTCAAGCAGTATTGTCCCTCAAATGCTGGCCCACCTGCTCTCAGTCCAGAAGTGCATCCCATTCTCCAGCTGTCTGATCCAGCTCTCTACGTCCCTGGCATTGGCTGCGTCTGAGTTCCTGTTGCTGGGggccatggcctatgaccgctatgtggcagTGTGCTACCCGCTGCACTACACGGCCATCATGCATGGAGGGCTGTGTCTGGGACTGGCTGTTGGCTGCTTGGGGGCTGGTTTCATGAATTCACTGCTGGAGACAGTCATCACCTTTCGGCTTCCCCTGTGTCACAATgttatgaatcactttgcttgtGAGACCCTAGCAGTGCTGCGGCTAGCCTGTGTGGATATCTCTTTCAACAAGGTCATGGTGGCCATCTCAGGATTTCTGGTGATCATGCTTCCCTTTTTCCTGGTTCTGTTTTCCTATGGTCGTATCGTTGCTGCCATTCTGCACATTCATTCTGCTCAGGGACGTAGCAAAGCATTTGGGACGTGCGCCTCTCACCTCATTGTGGTGGTCATGTGCTTTGGAACAGCCATCTTCACCTACCTGGGGCCACGGTCTGCCTACTCAGTGGAAGGGGAGAAGATGGTTGCTCTGTTCTATGCTGTAGTGGCCCCTATGTTGAACCCCTTGATTTACAGCTTGAGAAATAAAGAGGTTATGGCTGCTCTCAGTAAACTTTTAGACAAATTCAGAGACAAAGGGTGAAGACTATAAGAATTTCTTGTTATCTATCATCGAAATCAAAAAGAAGGTCAGATAAGTGAAGGTGGGACTGGGACATTTATACTTAAGACTATTATGTTCAGATCCTGGATTTCAAGTGAACAATTTCTCCACATAATTAATGCATTTCCTTATGTAGGCCAATACCAGGTAATTTACATACCAGTGATTCATGAAAGGGCCTTTTCTTAGATCATCTTATCTCAGTATCCAGTAGTATTTAGGATTCTTGTACCATTTTTACATTGTATTAGCTTGTCCATGTTTAAAGGAATAATGCATGGCTTCATCAAGCAGACCTGGTCTGTGGATTGAATGGGTAGATGAATTCTGACAATTAGGTCTACTTACACTTTTGTGGACTAGAAGAGAGaatgtttgtttctctttctacATGACAATACTCCAATTGTTTTTAGAACAGCTTTATTTCCTCCAAATGGTTTTTTCAACTCCTTAACAAATTAACATCAACTTTGGAGCTTTCAATACTCTCTATGCCTAAATCTGGACTGTGATATTATATTCTGAAGTAAATAATATATGACAGAATATTTGTTCAGATCATTATGCTGGATCTTATTTGCTTTGAAGATGAGAAATCTGTGGCTTCACTATAGtcttttttattgtggcaaaacatacaatatataacataaaacttGTCATTGGTCCTTTTTAAGTGTATACTTCAatggcattaattacattcacaatgttgtgcaagcATCACCACTGTCTATTTCCAAAGTTATTCATTACCACAGTCTTTTATTCAACTAATTTTCAAAGACCTGATTCCTATAAACTGGTTACAAAGATTCCACACCCACTGTACTCATTTTCTCTTAAACTTAAACAAAGGTATGTGCATTTTGTTTTGCTAATCAGTATTGATTTTCACACACCAACCTGCCtagattattttgaattttgattctCCAGTTCGTTCCATTTGTTTACTGTGTCTTTCTGTTGATAGAGTTACAATAAATGgaagaagttataaaaataaataccaaatagTACACATCAATTATATGTCACGGCAAACTTGGGGAGAAGGGGTCCAGAATGTCttataattggaatcatatagtatacaGCCTTTCAtattggcttccttcacttagtaatTTGGATTTAagttccttcatgtcttttcatggcttaatcATTCATTTCggaactgagtaatattctattgtctgcatgtttattcattcagctaCTGAAGGACTTCTTGTCTGCTTCTAATTTTcagtaattatgaataaagctgcttctaaacatttgtgtgcaggttttgtgtggacatattttTGACTCCTTTAGCACTCCTTATGTAAATACCAAGTAACGtgaatgctggatcatatggtaaaagTATGCTTTGCTTTGTAGAaaaccaccaaactgtcttccaaagtggctgtaccacttggcattcccaccaacagtgaatgaGAGTTTCTATTGCTCCCTATTTCTCCAGCATTCTCCAGTGTTTAGGATTTTGGCTGTTCTAATAGTGTGTAATGGTATTTGATTACTgacttaatttgtatttccctgatgacacaTGATATAGAGTATCTTCTCATATGTGTGTATTAATACTAGTTCAGACTCTTCCAGAATATAGAAAAGGAGTAAACACCACATTATTTAATGAAGTCAGGATTACCCTCACAGCAAACCAAGCCAAGACATTACAGAAAGGAAACCACAGATCAATAACAGTCATGAACAGCCacacaaaattctaaaaatattgctaaataaagtccaatactttgcaaAAATATAATAGCTTATAAGTTAATTTAGTTCCACACCTTAAAATAAATCACTGTATATATTTCCCTGTATCAACAGACTAAAAGGGAAAACCAGTTTAGCACTTCAATAGGTGGCAAAAAGTAttaatgttaataaaaaaaatctttgcaaacTAGGTATAGAAGGAAACTTCTTAACccaataaaatgtatttacaaaTAACTTACAGCTGACATCAATATTTATTAGCAAAAATATGGAATCACTTTCTCTTTGAGAACAATGCTTAATGTCCATGAtcatcagttttcttatctggaaCTTCTGGCCAAAGGGATAaggccagaaaaagaaataaaagaaatgcaaattagaaaaaaacaaatagaatcaTTTTCTTCTCAGGAGGCATTATTATTTACTTACAAAATCTCTCAGAATCTACAACAAATATCTTGGAATTGATAATGGAATTTGGCAAGGTTGAAAGATGCAAAGATAATATGTAAAgtatgtgagtgtgcatgtgggcaagctaaatcgcttcagctgtgtcctactttgtgtgaccctacggactgtatctggccaggctcctctgtgcatgggatacTCCACacaggaatacaggagtgggtttccatgtcttcctccaagggattttcctgacacagggatcaaacccacgtctcttaggtctcctgcattgcaggtggattctttactactgagccactgggggagtcCACatttatgtatcagttcagttcagttcagtcactcagtcgtgtccaactcgttgcgaccccatgaatcacagcaaaccaggcctccctgtccatcaccaactcccggagttccctcaaactcacgtgcatagagtcggtgatgccatccagccatctcatcctttgtcatccccttctcctcctacccctaatccctcccagcatcagggtcttttccaaggagtcaactctttgcataaggtggccaaagtattggagtttcagcttcaacatcaatcctgccaatgaatattcaggactgatttcctttaggatggactggttggatctctttgcagtccaagggactcgcaagagtcttctccagcatcacattacaaaagtgtcaattctttggtgattcagctttcttcacagtccaactctcatatccatacatgaccactggaaaaaccatagccatgactagatggacctttgttggtaaagtaatatctctgcttttgaatatgctatctaggttggtcataacattccttccaaggagtaagcgtcttttaatttcatggctgcagtcaccatctgaagtgattttggagcccaaaaaaagaaagtctgacactgtttccactgtttccccatctatttcccatgaagtgatgggaccagatgccatgatcttcgttttctgaatgttgagctttaagccaactttttcactctcctctttcactttcatcaagaggctctttagttcctcttcactttctgccataagggtggtgtcatctgcatatctgaggttattgatatttcccccagtattcttgattccagcttgtgcttcttccagcccagtgtttctcatgatgtactctgcatataagttaaataaacagggtgacaatatacagccttgacgtactccttttcctatttggaacagtctgctgttccatgtccagttctaactgttgcttcctgacctgcatataggtttctcaagaggcaggtcaggtggtctggtattcccatctctttcagaattttccacagtttattgtgatccacacagtcaaaggctttggcgtagtcaataaagcagaaatagatgtttattctggaactgttttgctttttctatgatccatcagatgttggcaatttgatctctggtttctctgccttttctaaaaccagcttgaacttctggaagttcacggttcgcgtattgctaaagcctggcttagagaattttgagtattactt is a genomic window containing:
- the LOC123466121 gene encoding olfactory receptor-like protein OLF3, whose product is MGQGNKTQTWVSEFILLGLSSDWGTQVSLFVLFLAMYLVTIVGNVLILLLIRLDSRLHTPMYFFLSVLSLVDLCYSSSIVPQMLAHLLSVQKCIPFSSCLIQLSTSLALAASEFLLLGAMAYDRYVAVCYPLHYTAIMHGGLCLGLAVGCLGAGFMNSLLETVITFRLPLCHNVMNHFACETLAVLRLACVDISFNKVMVAISGFLVIMLPFFLVLFSYGRIVAAILHIHSAQGRSKAFGTCASHLIVVVMCFGTAIFTYLGPRSAYSVEGEKMVALFYAVVAPMLNPLIYSLRNKEVMAALSKLLDKFRDKG